In the genome of Cynocephalus volans isolate mCynVol1 chromosome 10, mCynVol1.pri, whole genome shotgun sequence, the window agacATTGTCTCATTctctactgtgctccagctgcaacacgctgacagcccgcagagacagaacatgcatactgatgcattgaggtctctgtctgagtttgttatttttgccagcttcctcatccctctttcaaggacccccaaactcgactggagctggtctccggcaacTAGTGTCAAAATTTACTCATTCTGGAACTAGATATATGGGCACCTGTCCTGCTATTCTATACCTTTTAAGTATTTCACAGGTAACTAAAGAGACACTGCTAGACTGGAGATGTAGCCTTTGTGGTCTCCACCTCCTCTACAAGAGTCTCATAGCCAGGCACCAGGGTCAAGTACAAAGACAACCCCTACAACAGGATATCAAGAACACAATATGGAACTTTTAACATGCTATAAATTGGTTTAACCACTTAGGATAACATTTGGAactacccaaaggaaattaagtCCTTCCTTACACCTGTAATTCTTTCCCAACTGCAAAACTTTATCTCTTTACCACCAGAACACACAAACAAGTATATTCaacagatttattcataatagcagaaaatatttacaaaaaaataaaatttccatcgATATCAGAAAGTATTTCAATTTGACAAGATACCgtgcattattttaaaagagagtaTTGTAAATAAGTCAGTTACTATACAAACAACAACATAGTAGAATATCTAATGTGCAGTACTGAGAAAACAATCAGGAAATAAAATTCACACATTAAGATTAAACTTTTAACAGGTTTGAAAGAGGCAAATTATAAACTGGACAAAAACAGTGATACACAATGTGTTTTAACCCTATTCCTAGTTTCCTTGAGCAAGTAAGTTCAAATACTGATAATTTCATAGTAGTCAACCTAATGGAAAAACAtctaataaaatactaaatacaCTTTCAGGACATTATTGACCACCGTGAAGGGAGAAGCTGTTGTGAGTGGAAAACAGTTATGGTAGATTCTATGGGGATGCCACTGCTAGACTTTTAACCTCTGGGAAGTGATatgcatttttattatgttactATTCTTTGAGAACTACAGAAAAGATTTATGTACTATTTGTGTATGttattttcacaaataaatttgagaaaggCCTTACACATTCCTAATTCTAAATACTTTCTCATGCCATCTTCTAATATAAGAGTCATGCATGTCAGACATCAGAGTTTATCAGATACACACACAGTGCTTATTAAAAATGCCCATCCCTTCCATATCTCTTCAGAAATTCAaagtcagcaccacgttctaactaACTGTGGTAACCTACCAGCCCGAGAGATTCCGAATCATTATTTATTGGGTGACGTTCAGCAACTGGCCTTTTGATCAAAGACTGCAGGTCATTTATCTCTGCAGGTGTTCCATAGACATCAACAGGAAAAGCTCTGGGATAGAACCCATCTTGGCGGCCAGGTAGGGAGCTGTTTCTTAGATGTGGTGCTGAAAATATCTCTACCTTTTCAACCTCCAATGACGACCAGAACAGAAGGCGAGGAGCTGTTAACCAAAAGTATTGgtcaaaacaaaaccaaccccTCAACCTCCTATGAAAACCACAACAGAAGAATCTCCACCCAGTGCTTTGATTCTCTTTTGGCACCTCCTCTATTTTCAGCTCACACTCATAGAGATGGTTCTGGCTAATGGCCCCACTTTCTGCTGTGTTTATGGGGAACACAATGCCCCAAACCTTGCCAACTTCCCTTTTCCCCTGTCTCATTTTACACTCAGCATCTCCTTCTCAAAGTAAAGTACTTCTCCATAGAATAATGTTCCTgttgaagaaaaattaacaaaacttttATGAGAGCCCAAAATCTGTATCCAGTCAATCTTCTAAGACATCTGGATACAATTTACTTTGGTCAATTATGTATTTCTGTGTGAACTCCAAAAGACATAAGTAAGAAACACAGCAAGATGAGATGACCAAGGAGAAAAGTGGAAAGTCAGATACAGTCATAAAACAAATCAGTgcgaaaatttcaaataaaataagacGCTGGAAGATTATCAACCTTTGCCCTGCTAgcctaataattatttattttgggtgTTTTACTCAGACCAGAAAGCAGAAGATAAGTataacaatgaaagaaaacaactcTAATTGCTGAAGGAAGTGATAAAAATATGTGAGACCAATAGTACTACAATATTATGAATATAGGGAAGATGTGAAATATAAGGATACAATTTACACTTTAGTGTGTACTTGCTCTAGATACTAGGCGTTACAGTAAGTGTTTGTAGTGCATATTGGGGTGAACTTCTGTGCAAGAATTACATTCCCGATGGTTATTTTCAGGCTCTCACAGTCATCAGACTCTCACAGGAATTTTTTGCTTACTCCAAAAATTAGATGAATAAGAGGAATGTCTTCTGGATGTCACCATAGAAATGTCTACTATAAATAGACTCTATTCACAGCAGGTCCACAGAAGGACAGTTTTCTGTCTCTGGGCATCATGTTTGTATATAATGCTTACATCTGTGTAGAAATCTGGGTCTATGATGGAAATTAGCCTAGGCATGAAGCCACTTTATGGAGGAGTGAACAAATCCCTACAACATTGATACTATACATTACTTAGCTCTGGAGTTCTTCTAATAAAAGTCTATAAGAATGAAAGTTATCTTTTCTTACAAGGACTTCAGACCTATGTTATGAATAGTATAATCAAGGTTTCTTTCTCTTGTTAGATAGAAAAGATTCCTGACTGATTAAATTCACCCATTTCATACACATTTTAAACCACTCAAATAATCTAAATATATGATTAAACTGAGTGTTATTTAGGCTAATGTTGCCCTGTACAGATAATTTACCAGTGTTCAATCTCAGGAATTACTAAATTGGAATATAAAATCTTATCCCTTATATCTCACTATAAGGTTAACCAAAAATTGCATTTCACATAATCCTACCCATGCAATCAGATAGATTCTGGTCTCTGTCTCTGCTATAACCACAGGTTTGTAGGGATCCCTTCTCTGACTTATTTAACTTCTCCCAGTTTCCCTCCACTGACAACATTTCctaaaataacagtaaatataaaataggaaTTTGCTATTTCACTAGTTGTGCTTTTAACAGTGAGCAGACGttaaacatacattattttaaataaaacataataaacttCCTCTGGCTATAAGCATGCATAATAGAGGCATGTAAAGGAGGTCCCAGACTTTTGTGAATATGAAGCATGAATCCTGGGCTGTGAGAAGGATACTCCAATGATGAATTAAGTAGTTAATGAATATAATGATTGACAGAAGGATTTGTCAGCTAAGAGATAATGTAGTAATCTAGGAAAAGTTAGAAGAGTCTAAGTAAACTGTGGAAATTAGTAACACTGACAGAAATTCACTAAGGCCAATTTGAACTAACCTGAGTCAAAATTATTGTCCTAGAAATTTATGAATGTCTGAAAATGGTTTAATTCAACTATGCTGGAAGTCGTATTTcttataataatatttcattctttagatCCTGATAAACATCAaggcaattaagttaaaaatattaatgatgaaaaaaataacattattgcAAGAAACCCACCTCATGTTCACTTTCTGTAGGCCTTAACAGAAGAACTGAGCttatagaatataaataaattccaaaatatcaaaatgttatgCATTGGTTAaggagtggtgctgataacaccaacgtcaagggttcagatccttgtaccatccagcaacaataaaaacaatgacaaaaaacagaaaggaaacattATACAAAAGGATAGCCAatttcaaacttattttaaaacacacttaGCCATTATAGTATATAGTCTAAGTATTTGGTGACAAAAGAGTAAGGCACTGTGGCTTACCCAGTATTCCTTTCACTTTGCCTCATTCTAGTAACCCAGGCCAATCCAAATAACACATCACAGATAAGAAAATCTCCTACTGAGGAGGTTCCTCAAGGCTCCCTTCACATCCgtgttcctcaggctgtagatgaaggggttcaTCATGGGAGTGACCACAGTGTACATCATCGAAGCTACTGCACTCTTCCTGGAAGAGTGTGTAAATGCAGAACTAAAGTACACTCCAAAACCTGTCCCATAGAATAAGGACACAACTGAGAGGTGAGACCCACAGGTGGAAAAAGCTTTGTACTTTCCTCCTGCTGAAGGCATTCTCAAAACAGAAGAAGCAATGTGAATATAAGAGAAAATGATTCCAGAGAGGGGTATCCCACCTAATATGCATGCTGCAAAATATATCAGAATATTATTGATGAGGGTATCAGAGCAGGCGAGCTTGATGACTTGAACAGCTTCACAGAAGAAGAGGGGGATTTCTGGGTCTGTGCAGAAGGACAGCCGCAGCAGCATCAGACTGTGCAGCAGGGAATCCCCAAAACTAATAGACAGGGAGAGGAGAATCATCAGGCCACAAAGCCGAGGGTTCATGATGACCGTGTATCTCAGGGGGTGACAaatggccacatagcggtcataggccatcacccCTAGGAGAAAATTTTCCAAACAGGAAAAGATCAGGACAAAGTAGATCTGGGTGAGGCAGCCTGTGTAGGTGATGCTTGAATGCTGCGCTCGGATATTCACTAAAATGTTTGGGATACTGGTTGTGCTAAAACAGATGTCAGTAAAGGACAGATTGGAGAGAaggaagtacatgggggtgtggaggtgggagtcagAGATGACAgccaggatgatgagcaggttTCCCAGGATGGTGACCAGGTACATGAACAGGAACAGGCTGAAGAGGAGGGGCTGCAGTTCTGGATCCTCTGTCACCTCCAAGAGAAGAAATTCTGAAACAGCTGTTTGGTTTCTGGTTTCCATGTTGTTAATGAATCTGGTGGAAATATGGGGTCGTGACAAGATCATCAGATATTTTGTAGTCCCACAGGTGCATCATCACCAAAGGGAATCACCACCTTGTGAAGAGAAGCTGATAAATGAAAGGAGTTCAAAAGGGGTCATCATGGCTCCTAAGCATGCAAAGTCCACAGCTAATGCTGTCAGTAAAAGGCCACAATGAGTGATTGTGTAATAGGTTATGCCATCTAGgtgtgtgtaagtacactctgtgatgttcacacgaTGGTGAAATCAGCTAAAgaagcatttctcagaacatctCCCTGATGTTAAGTGACCCATGGCTGTATCTTGAAACCATGAGCTAGGAAGCAGGAGGGCAAATGTAATGCACTAAAGATGGtaaagcagagaaacagaaacaggctGGAACCCTGACGGCATTGTTGGGTCGATATACCCTCGAACTTCTTGATCTGTGAGAGAAATGAACTCCTACTTATTTcagccaatcaatcaatcaatcaatcagtcagtcaatcaatcaatcaacaaacaaacaaacaaacaaataagtaaatagaggTGCCTTCTGTATGCATACTGTGTTGTTACTTTAGTAAAGACCTGAATCTGATATAGCAGAACATCAACCATTTTTAAGTCTGGAAAGGCGGAGGGGGTGTTCCTTATTTAATGTAAACTCTGTGCTCtttgattatttaaaacattcagtaattttgtaaagaaaaacagataGACTAGGGAGTCTGCTCGAAGATTCTCTCAGCATCCCCAAAGACATCAGAGCCAGGACACAGAGATAATACAAAGATTTGTCAAGAgccaggaaagggaagggaaggtggaGTTTAGTAAACTTTCACCACTGCAAGATTGCaagtaaatgacagaattttataaCAGACGTCCTGTTGTAGAAGAGGCAGATTTCTGCTCTAGAGAAAATTGGTCCTAACCATAGCGGGGAATGAATACATAATTAAGAGTTTAGAATAAGTTGATTATCACACAAAGGTACAAGGAATGATGTGAAGATGACAATTAGGCAGGAGACCCATGGTGACTTGATGCTAATCATCTGATGTATGTACTCTCCTCCCAGCTTCCCCTAAATTAACCTGTAATAACACATTTGTCCTAATTTCCAAACATTTACCAAAGCATTTTAGGTTACCAGGCTGGTGTCACATTGGGATAATGCTTGACTTATCTGGGTGTATCATACAGAAGATGTATCCTCAAGAAGGACAGATTGAGGCAGCACGCTCCTGGGCAGGAGGGATCAACATTGGAGGAGGCTCAGGTGTGCAACTGCTTTGCTAAAGAATGACTGTAAAGTTAGGAGGACACAAGTATAT includes:
- the LOC134388070 gene encoding olfactory receptor 7G2-like; the protein is METRNQTAVSEFLLLEVTEDPELQPLLFSLFLFMYLVTILGNLLIILAVISDSHLHTPMYFLLSNLSFTDICFSTTSIPNILVNIRAQHSSITYTGCLTQIYFVLIFSCLENFLLGVMAYDRYVAICHPLRYTVIMNPRLCGLMILLSLSISFGDSLLHSLMLLRLSFCTDPEIPLFFCEAVQVIKLACSDTLINNILIYFAACILGGIPLSGIIFSYIHIASSVLRMPSAGGKYKAFSTCGSHLSVVSLFYGTGFGVYFSSAFTHSSRKSAVASMMYTVVTPMMNPFIYSLRNTDVKGALRNLLSRRFSYL